The DNA segment tcaaataattcataGCCGCAATTTTGTCGCATTAGCAGCCAGGGCAACCATATATAGAAATGTTCAGGAGGAATGCCAGACTAATGAACGTTCTGTTAATTATGTAAACGCAACAAGGGACATGCATAACAAAATCTggcacaaaatgcaaaatgttgcattttAGGCCAgcgtttattattattggcaattttcgatttttcgaATTAGTTTCACTtgctctttccctctctcgctcacacgcactgaaattgaattatccgtttatttttggcaaacgGGACAAACTATTCAATTATGCTGTCGGTAGGCTAATGAACAAAGCGATGTCAAACGACAAACGCGATGTCGCGCCTCTGTGCTATgcaatacattttgaattatttagccgtaattaaaatttcattgctCGCGGCATGCTAAAAAcaattgcatactttcaggcagCTGGCGAAATAAAGGACTTCAATTGGAAGCTGCAGATTTATCAATCCAACCAATATCCAATAAGCAAACATATTATAATAACACGACAATTTTGTGTGGTGAATATCTAACAAACGCAACATCAATCGCAACTATtcgcaaattaattatttttaaagtgctTTAGTTAAGAGTAAATTAGATGTGAAAATCGAACAAGTTTATACAAGTTTAAACTATTAACTCAATTTACTTACATGggatttataaatataccgctTTCGTAAGTTGGCTTTGCTTATACATACTAATCTGGGGTTGGCCACACTTAAGCTAAGCTCCAATGTTACAACGAAATcctttgcatacttttggacAATATTTGAGACTACAGattgaaaatatcaattattagCAGAgcagtaaaaaataattggGAATAAATTCAGCACATTCGATGTGCAATATCCAGTaagcaattgcatttaaatatgaatttacatttattttatgggCCCGCATAAATTGTAACAAACAAAGAATGGCCATAATGTCAATtcgacaacggcagcaaaaGCTGAAACAATTGTTGCAATCATCccaaatggcagcagcagcaacaagcggCAGACAGCCGACAGTCGGCAGTCGACTCTGTGTGGCAAGCCGCCAGCAATAGCAACATAGGAACAGCAATAGCAGAATGGCAGGGAGGTTAAGGATGCAGTTATGCCAAGTGCACCACAGGGGTTCATTGTCCTTGTGCAAATTGGTCTGAGTTTATTGCCAATGGCTGTTTGGGAAAGCTGCAGCAGACATTGTCCGACTACGACTCTGACTCCGACTATGGCTTCGACCTGAGCAGCTAAACAGCTGTAGAGAGATGAAACGAGGCTGCTctcaacagctgctgctcccaGGCCTGGGGCAATAAAACTGCACTTTGAGGCTGGGCGCACAAAGTTTGCTTaagatttcaatttgtgtgcaACATTCTCTATAAAACTTTCTGCCCCAAATGATAAATGTTTTGCTAAATGCCACACAGACGGCAATTGAGTCGTGGTCGCGCCATTTGCAAGATTTATGCCACCAAGTATGTTATCAATGTGCTTCCCAGCTGCcgcttcatcttcttcttcttcttcttctcttcttatTTGAGTGAAAAACTTGTGCAACTAAAAGTTCTATGCATAAATCGGATAATGTGTTGCCACTTACATATGCAAAGCCTTTTACCTCAAGGACAACATATGACTTTCACAAGCTGCAAACTTTTCAACTTTCAACCCCTCAGTCCTATCTCACAAAATTATGATCTATCCATGGCCAACTTTTGGCAGTTGAACAACAAAAGTGCTACACAAAATTTCACTTAATGAAATTAGAGCGCAAACGCTTTTACGACCTACTTACAGCTTATGATATGATTTACTACACTGagagaataaataatatatcacaagatttaaaatgaaatctatcaaaacgaaaaataaataatacgaaaaaggaaacattattgaaataataattatactcagcttatgtaaaataataaaaaattcaatatataaatatatactttattcaaatataaaagaagaaaattacGGCACTCGAAccatcaaaattttgattttttttaattatttgttatcaTCGCAAAATTCTCAAACTAACGAAATTTATTAgatatgtaattattttctttctgtgttaCTCTTCAATATAATTCGACAACTGTTCACAGtttgtttaactttttgttaaatttaatctCTTTTGAAcgtaaaaaatttttaattttattatatgcaataaatgctaagtttttataatttcactACCCAAATCTCAACGCTCCTAAAACAGAGCGTAAAAGACATTTCTTATACTTTTTGCCATATATTGTTCTGCTTGactgtaataaattaaatttctcactaatgaaaatattaattcagcaaattattttatattgacTACTTTAATAGAAATTTGTTAAAGTCAGTAAAGTAAATCTCAGAAAACCCAATTTAAAACTCAAGATTTTATATtcccaaaaataatatataatataaataatttaaatataatcccatctatttttctttcaatactacatatatttttttgtttaatctGCAGTCGCAATTTGTCAATgtcattaaacaaataaagtcTACACATAACTGTCAGCTTAACAAGCAACCAAAAGTCCGTCtgctatatattatattttgccaGACTgcattgcaattcaattattcttcttatttcttgttttgagcaaatatgtattatttattttatgtatttatattttgcacttctataatttccgaaatttgtaTTCTTGGTTCTTCAATTACGTTtgatattctattctatttgaATCCTTtatcaaatcaatttgatgGGCCACTGCATAAGCAAGTTTAGAGCGTTTATAATACAACAATTGTTTACGATCCTCTAGCAATGCATCTCGCCTCTGATAATTGTAGTACTATAAACTTTATATAGACTTTGTAGTAGTATTATTCGTTGCACAACCCAGCTATAAAATGATGATCACAGCTTTGGTTTATTATTGTACAAAAAGtcgtttttttattgaattgtgTCTTATGGACTTGGGAATACTCTTTTGTTTCATTAACAAGCTATTGAGAATTGAGCACTTAAATCTAACGGCCATAGCCACCTGCAGAAGCCGTTGCGGATGCTGAGGAACTGGCACTACTTTTGCCATAGCCGCCGCCGCCGTAGCCGCCGCCACCATGACCGCCACCTCCAAAGCCACCGCCTCCGCTGCCtccaccgccgccaccgccatgCTTGCCACCGCCTCCGTAGCCACCGCCGCCATGTTTGCCGCCGCCTCCGTAGCCACCACCTGGGCCACCGCCAAAGCCACCGCCTGGTCCTCCACCGAAGCCGCCACCTGGACCACCTCCAAAGCCGCCACCGCCAAAGCCACCGCCGCCaaagccgccgccgccactgCCGAAGCCGCCACCTCCATGGCCACCGCTTCCATGACCACCGCCTCCAGCTGAGCCGCCGCCAAAGCTACCGCCTCCAAAGCTGCCGCTTCCTGCGGAACCGCCACCgtagctgccgctgccgcctcCAAGACCTCCTCCTAGGCCACCTCCTAAACCACCTCCTAGACCTCCTCCTAGTCCGCCGCTGCCTCCATGGCCGCCTCCTAGTCCAGCGCCGCCTCCTTGACCACCTCCTAAGCCACCGCCGCCAGCTGAGCCGCCGCCATAGCTACCGCTTCCAGCTGAGCCGCCAGCAAAGCCGCCGCCTCCAGCTGAGCCGCCACCAAAGCCGCCGCCTAGTCCGTTACCACCGCCATGACCagcgccgccaccgccgccaaaTGGACCGCCTCCAgctccgccgccgccgccaactaagccgccgccgccgctatGGCCGCCAGCACCAGCTGAGCCGCCACCGAAGCTGCCGCTTCCAGCTGAACCGCCAGCAAAGCCGCCGCTTCCAGCTGAGCCACCGCCTCCATAGCCACCACCTCCATGGCCACCagcaccgccaccgccgccgctgccaaATGGACCGCCGCCACCTTTGCCGCCACCGAGACCACCGCCAAGTCCACCGCCAAGACCGAGTCCTAGATCAAGACCGCCGCCTCCTCCAAGGCCACCGCCTAGACCCAGTCCTAatccgccaccgccaccgccgccaaggccaccgccaccgcctccgctGCCGCCATATTTACCGCTGGCATCGGCACTCGAGCTGGCCGAAGCGGATGCGGTGCCCGAGGAACTGGCACCGCCTCCACCACCGCCGTAGCCCGCCGAGGCGAGCGCCACGCAAACGCTGAGCACAATAAACAATCTCATCGGAACTGTTGCcaccgactgactgactgcggCCCTTGGAGAACGTTGCGCTTTTATAAGAATGCAAAAAACCCACAAAACtaatagcaaaaacaaaaagaaaaacacaaaacacaaaacaaatcaaatacaagcaaatcgacaaaaaaaaaagagattgaaaataaaaaccaaaaacaatatttcacacaacaaaaaaaaacaggcataaacaaaatgcaaacaaagtGAAACTGGGAACAAATACAAAACGCTCGTCACGTTCTTAAAACCGGGATCGATGTCGACTTGCTTCGGGTCAAGCGGCGAAGCAAAACTTGGATAATTAACCCATGGAGCAAGTGAGATAGAGACatgcaagagagagagagagagggagaaagagaaagagaagtcCCCGCAGCCAGACTGCccataaacaataataagacATTTatcatcatttaaataatatacattgtGTCTACAATTTCAGGCGAATAATACTCTAAACCAAATCACGAGAGCCGGATGATCTAACAAAATCCCAAACGAATACCTGATAAACAGCAGAGTATCATCATCATGTTCTCAATTAATCTCTTTCCTTGTACAAAGgtaataagttttttttttttgggtgttgTCTGCTACAAAAAGAAGGCATATCATTTGCAAGCTAATTTATAAATGGATTTTTTAAGTAATCTTCCTATCGAAGAgcttaaaaataagtatataaaaaagtttaattgtCAGACATTTGTACAATGTAATTGTTAGTAAAATCAACAATGAAAAccacaataattttatttaaaataattaatattgaacaatataatttaagttcaatttaatattatgttacgtaaatttaattgcaattaaagcaATTTTGTAAGTACAAATTATAATGTAATTTAGACattagaataaaatatactaaaaaatatactaagatataccaaagtcAATATTCGgtattgatataatactacattcaaaatccATATGGATAGcgagaagaaaaaaacttttaaatattcacaaaaaaaatctataagCATTATCTTCCCATAGAGCACATCTCACAAAATTTCCCACCATCATCTACATAAATTACGCCCATAGCACGTGAATCACAAGTGAATCTTCATTACACTCATGAATATATTGGAAATACCCAGAATTAAATTATGTGATTAAAATGCAGCACACTCAGAGCATTCGCAATTCGTtcaatacaaattgttttatttttttttattattcttttttcacATCTACGGAATAGtcgtaatttgtttatataaatcaACCTTTCGACGTCATCGTAACATCGGAAATAGCAGTGTTGATGTGTTGAGATAAGAAATTCAATATGTTTAAAATCAATACTATACACCTACATATTAGTTTAGTTAGTATAGCTAGTTAGTACTTGGAACACAACTTGAGTGATTATGAAAGCAATTAGAGGCCATTTAATAGACAGATCTACAACCCAGTGTCAGTAATTCAcgattaaaatacattttcccAATGAGCTATTAACTGTAATACAGTAATGTTTCCTTAGgctatttatgtatttaactATTAGTAGTTGAATTAATTACGGAAAATGAtagtagaaaaataaaaataagaaaggaATAttacgaaattgaaatttgaaatattttaaaagcgattttaaatagaatatgtacaaacatgtttatttaatgaaaaagttTTGTATAGCTAATTTAAGaagttgaaattttatttgattacttACTTGCTTTAATAAagttgcataaataaatgattttagtTAAAGACAATACAATGAAATGTTTACActtaaaaagatttttttaaaaaaaattagacAATTCCTGAAGTTATGaatgaatataattataaaaatcggaaactaatttaaaaacaaaatttagaaaaaaatattactaaagaattaatttttggtattaattaaactaaattttaaatttaagtacatttaaataatatacctaAAAGTAGAAGTACTAATTTATAGATTGATTTCTGTTATCTGTTAAATAGAGACGcgattatttaatatttcatagaGCAAGTCAATAGCTGTATCAATTGaggaaatttgaaataaataaaacaaagcaatacggaagaataaacaaatattttcaacagcTTTTGAATAGATTTTAgatttagaatatatatttaaattactgtGAATGCGAGCTTAAATGCGGTTTACTAGACAAACAATGATTTAATGTGGTTAACACACAAGAACAATGAATGAACGAGAAAACAAATGTTTACATTTGTTACAACACACTTttggataaataaataattagccataaattattaaactcAATTCttgtttatacaattttaataatcgACACATTCGGCTAATCCCTTAACAGATTAACACAGCACATTGTTTAACATAAAtcgaaatacatatttatagagTGCAACAAAACATGTTTTTGGAGATTGGTTTATGGTGAATGTGGAAATTGTCAAGCGGAGTTTTCAAGCCCTGAACACAGTTTTTCACTTTGCTGTTGGCCGGGTAAACTGTAGAATGCAAATGTCAAGAATTCGGTGGCCTGAAAGCATAAGCAGCTCAAGGAAGTCAGCCAAGAAAACAAGAGccgcaacgacagcagcagcaaacaacaggcaacagctgctgttgagAAAATGGCATGTGCataagaaaatagaaaatttccTTAAGGAAATCTGCTTAGAAATGCAtgtgctgcttgttgttgcagctgctgttgctgctgctgctgctgttgctgctgctgttgctgctgctgctgctgttgttgactgTTGCTGGCAAATCTGCTACTATAGTTTCTGGGCCAAGTGATTGTCTGGGCAGAAAACGAAACACACAACACTTGACTTCCGTTTCCGGTCGAAGTCCATGCACAAACACACTTAGAGCAAagcttttgcatatttaaagtCGCAGccattttatgcaaatatctATTCCATATTTAAAGcaagacaaataaataaataaatattaaatctaAGGTCTCTACCAACTagctcgtcctcgtcctcttCGATGGGTTCGACTTCGTTCCACATTTCTTGTCGAGAATTCCTCGCCCTCGGCATCTTTGCCCTGTGGTCGCTTGCCCAGCACTTGCAGCATGCGattgtagagctgctttcGCACATCGATGGCCCAGAGAAAGTCCATGTGATTGAAATCCTTCATGGGCACCAGATATTTTCCCGTCACGTTGCCCAAGTCGTCGCACATTGATTCCACATCACTCGGATGACACAGCAAATCATTGGTCGAATAGTACACAAATGTGGGCACAGTGACTAGACTGAGATTATATCGTGGCGGCAAATGCTCTCTGTATAACACCATATTCTTGTTAGAACTGTAGCTATAAGGTGCAAATCTGCCAGTCTTGATGATCTGTATGAAGTGCTTCACCTGCTTGGCTGCCACTCCGGCTGGATAGTGACCCAGCACCACGGGAAACATTttctacaaataaaatatgatttaattaaacagTTAAGTTTAGATATTTGCAAAACTTACTCGGTTGAATTCATTCCAGTTGCGCCCCACAATGCCAAACACAGCTTCGATGCAAAGACGCTCCGTCTCCTCGGTCATGCGGCAAAGAAAACGAAACTCACCATTGAACATCTCCGTGATTGCGCTGCCGACAAGGCTCTAGAGAGAATTAAgaatacattttgttattaGAAATAGTATTATTGAAACTGatcttaatt comes from the Drosophila sulfurigaster albostrigata strain 15112-1811.04 chromosome 2L, ASM2355843v2, whole genome shotgun sequence genome and includes:
- the LOC133848123 gene encoding uncharacterized protein LOC133848123, translating into MRLFIVLSVCVALASAGYGGGGGGASSSGTASASASSSADASGKYGGSGGGGGGLGGGGGGGLGLGLGGGLGGGGGLDLGLGLGGGLGGGLGGGKGGGGPFGSGGGGGAGGHGGGGYGGGGSAGSGGFAGGSAGSGSFGGGSAGAGGHSGGGGLVGGGGGAGGGPFGGGGGAGHGGGNGLGGGFGGGSAGGGGFAGGSAGSGSYGGGSAGGGGLGGGQGGGAGLGGGHGGSGGLGGGLGGGLGGGLGGGLGGGSGSYGGGSAGSGSFGGGSFGGGSAGGGGHGSGGHGGGGFGSGGGGFGGGGFGGGGFGGGPGGGFGGGPGGGFGGGPGGGYGGGGKHGGGGYGGGGKHGGGGGGGSGGGGFGGGGHGGGGYGGGGYGKSSASSSASATASAGGYGLAHQIDLIKDSNRIEYQTNKSKRKPAAELSSGFQFITATQSNRSVDEVPLLYVRLTYASGINSLGYCELVHQLICYLLCVLNTHLSTSNMKTLIVLALLVAAASALPQFGFGGPGFGGPGFGGPGFGGPGGFGGGPGFGGPGFGRPGFGGGGFGGGPYGGGFGGGPYGGGFGGGPYRGGGGFGGGRGGGRGGGGGSASASASSSASAAGGGGGGAASASSSASASSSGGGGFRG